A portion of the Trichomycterus rosablanca isolate fTriRos1 chromosome 17, fTriRos1.hap1, whole genome shotgun sequence genome contains these proteins:
- the sid1 gene encoding secreted immunoglobulin domain 1 produces the protein MIHKVNRLLFLCLTLNCISVNQGRNVTLTCPLKISASVGILSWYKQNAEEGPHILLTYILTSPSDVLYAEGIDTHRYVVLIKKQFKSRHRLQILAAEEKDTAIYYCGYSEKMDEIKKKP, from the exons ATGATCCACAAAGTGAATCGTTTGTTGTTCCTCTGTCTAACATTAAACT GCATCTCAGTAAATCAGGGCAGGAACGTTACTCTCACCTGCCCGCTGAAGATCAGTGCGAGTGTTGGGATACTGAGCTGGTACAAGCAGAACGCTGAAGAAGGTCCTCACATTCTGCTGACCTACATCCTCACCTCACCTTCAGATGTGCTCTACGCTGAAGGAATCGACACTCACAGATATGTAGTGTTGAttaaaaagcaatttaaatCACGGCATCGGTTACAGATCTTAGCTGCTGAGGAAAAGGACACTGCAATCTATTACTGTGGATATTCAGAGAAAATGGATGAAATAAAGAAGAAGCCATAG